One region of Gorilla gorilla gorilla isolate KB3781 chromosome 13, NHGRI_mGorGor1-v2.1_pri, whole genome shotgun sequence genomic DNA includes:
- the TMEM252 gene encoding transmembrane protein 252, which produces MQNRTGLILCALALLMGFLMVCLGAFFISWGSIFDCQGSLIAAYLLLPLGFVILLSGIFWSNYRQVTESKGVLRHMLRQHLAHGALPVATVDRPDFYPPAYEESLEVEKQSCPAEREASGIPPPLYTETGLEFQDGNDSHPEAPPSYRESIAGLVVTAISEDAQRRGQEC; this is translated from the exons ATGCAGAACAGAACTGGCCTCATTCTCTGTGCTCTTGCCCTCCTGATGGGTTTCCTGATGGTCTGCCTGGGGGCCTTCTTCATTTCCTGGGGCTCCATATTTGACTGTCAGGGGAGCCTGATTGCGGCCTATTTGCTTCTGCCTCTGGGGTTTGTGATCCTTCTGAGTGGAATTTTCTGGAGCAACTACCGCCAGGTGACTGAAAGCAAAGGAGTGTTGAGGCACATGCTCCGACAACACCTTGCTCATGGGGCCCTGCCCGTGGCCACAGTAGACAG GCCAGACTTTTACCCTCCAGCTTATGAAGAGAGCCTTGAGGTGGAAAAGCAGAGCTGTCCTGCAGAGAGAGAGGCCTCTGGCATTCCTCCACCTCTATACACAGAGACGGGCCTGGAATTCCAGGATGGAAATGACTCCCACCCAGAGGCCCCACCATCTTATAGAGAGTCCATAGCCGGCCTGGTGGTGACAGCAATCTCAGAGGACGCCCAGAGGCGAGGCCAAGAGTGCTGA